A genomic segment from Geitlerinema sp. PCC 7407 encodes:
- a CDS encoding response regulator, whose amino-acid sequence MKTLAASSGMTLEPRERSEKATVSPQEKALVLVVDDDLGMRKILRRLIEQEGFQVLEAANGREALKLYQAHDPDLVLMDAMMPVMDGFTCCAQLCESRQPFPVPVLIVTTLEDEPSVIRAFEAGATDYITKPINRAVLRQRVHRLIQQSHLMQQVRQMNEELQNYAQTLNVKIRKRTAQLQRSLEFESTLKHITDRVRDSLDEKTILQTVVQELAWALELRCCNAAVYDCDQRLAHILSEYAVSVPGYHNRTISMDNYPELYTQLLRGESVQFCSLSPPSERGSAALFAFPIREEEVIGDIWLIGEGDRILDSAEIRLVQQVTTQCAIGLRQARLYQTAQAQVQALEHLNQLKDDFLSTVSHELRTPVTNMRMAIQLLEQLCQRMQPLGQGNVELLANLNKSSSYIQILHSECDREISLINDLLDLQHLETGQQIPSPMEISLQDWLPPMVDTFVVRAQTRKQVFRMQLIEPLPSVVIAPVYLQRVLTELINNACKYSPTDAVITLSARLVESAAPKIHVQVTNTGVGIPEAELERIFDKFYRIAEGDRWKQGGTGLGLALVKQLVHVFGGRIWATSDVHQTCFTVELPIEALPEPSQA is encoded by the coding sequence ATGAAAACCTTAGCCGCTAGCAGTGGTATGACCCTTGAGCCCAGAGAAAGATCCGAAAAAGCCACTGTATCGCCCCAAGAAAAAGCCCTTGTCTTGGTGGTCGACGATGACCTAGGGATGCGAAAAATTCTGCGACGCCTCATCGAGCAGGAGGGATTTCAGGTTCTCGAAGCCGCCAATGGACGCGAAGCCCTGAAACTCTATCAGGCCCATGATCCCGACCTGGTTTTGATGGACGCAATGATGCCGGTGATGGACGGGTTTACCTGTTGTGCTCAGCTGTGCGAGTCTCGCCAGCCCTTCCCGGTGCCGGTGCTGATCGTGACAACCCTCGAGGACGAGCCGTCGGTGATTCGGGCCTTTGAGGCGGGGGCGACTGACTATATCACCAAGCCTATCAATCGGGCAGTGCTCCGGCAGCGGGTCCATCGACTCATTCAGCAGTCTCACCTCATGCAGCAGGTCCGCCAGATGAATGAGGAGCTGCAAAACTATGCCCAAACCCTCAATGTAAAGATTCGCAAGCGGACGGCCCAGCTCCAGCGATCGCTCGAATTTGAGTCAACTCTCAAACACATTACCGATCGGGTCCGCGACTCCCTCGACGAGAAGACGATCTTGCAGACGGTGGTCCAAGAGCTGGCCTGGGCCTTAGAGCTCAGGTGCTGCAACGCAGCGGTGTATGACTGCGATCAGCGCCTTGCCCATATCCTGTCAGAATACGCAGTTTCGGTGCCGGGCTACCACAATCGCACCATCTCCATGGATAACTACCCCGAACTTTATACCCAGCTGCTGCGGGGAGAGTCGGTGCAGTTTTGCTCGCTCTCGCCGCCTTCTGAGCGGGGATCAGCGGCCCTTTTCGCCTTTCCGATTCGCGAAGAGGAGGTGATCGGGGATATCTGGCTCATTGGTGAAGGAGATCGCATTTTAGATAGCGCAGAAATTCGTCTGGTGCAGCAGGTGACCACCCAGTGCGCCATTGGTCTGCGCCAAGCGCGCCTCTACCAAACCGCCCAGGCCCAGGTCCAGGCCCTAGAGCATCTCAATCAGCTCAAAGATGACTTTCTCAGCACGGTCTCCCACGAGCTGCGCACGCCGGTCACCAATATGCGGATGGCGATCCAGCTGCTAGAGCAGCTCTGCCAGCGGATGCAGCCCCTAGGCCAGGGAAATGTTGAGCTGTTGGCCAACCTGAACAAGAGTAGCTCGTATATCCAAATTCTCCACAGTGAGTGCGATCGCGAAATTAGTCTCATTAATGACTTATTAGACTTGCAGCACCTAGAGACGGGGCAGCAGATCCCGAGCCCGATGGAGATCTCCTTACAAGACTGGCTGCCGCCGATGGTGGATACCTTTGTGGTGCGTGCCCAGACCCGCAAACAGGTCTTTCGGATGCAGCTGATAGAGCCGCTGCCGTCCGTTGTGATTGCGCCGGTCTACCTCCAGCGCGTCCTGACAGAGCTGATCAACAATGCCTGCAAATATTCCCCCACCGATGCGGTGATCACCCTCAGCGCAAGACTGGTCGAGAGTGCGGCCCCCAAGATTCATGTGCAGGTCACGAATACGGGGGTGGGGATCCCTGAAGCTGAGCTAGAGCGCATTTTTGATAAGTTCTATCGCATCGCGGAGGGCGATCGCTGGAAACAAGGCGGCACCGGCCTGGGGCTGGCGCTGGTGAAGCAGTTGGTCCATGTGTTTGGGGGACGAATTTGGGCGACGAGTGATGTTCACCAAACCTGCTTCACGGTGGAGCTGCCGATCGAAGCTCTCCCGGAACCATCCCAAGCGTGA
- a CDS encoding NAD(P)H-dependent oxidoreductase, with protein MTSVVSPDQLLQQLHWRYATKKFDPTKKIPQEVWEALEKSLVLAPSSFGLQPWKFFVVTNPQTRQQLVAHSWNQTQVADASHLVVLAIKKEINDAYVDHYVQHMASVRETSVENLAGFGNVVKGFLTNPPYPLDLEEWAKRQVYVALGQLMTSAALLGIDTCPMEGFAPAKYDETLGLTELGYASVVLCPLGYRATDDKYAVMPKVRFPQEEMVQYL; from the coding sequence ATGACTTCGGTTGTCTCTCCTGATCAGCTTCTGCAACAGCTTCACTGGCGCTATGCCACCAAGAAATTTGATCCGACAAAGAAGATTCCGCAGGAAGTCTGGGAAGCCCTCGAGAAAAGCCTGGTGCTAGCTCCGTCGTCCTTTGGGCTCCAGCCGTGGAAGTTTTTCGTCGTGACAAATCCTCAAACGCGGCAGCAGCTTGTTGCCCATTCCTGGAACCAGACTCAGGTAGCCGATGCCTCTCACCTGGTGGTGCTGGCCATCAAAAAAGAGATCAATGATGCCTATGTGGATCACTATGTCCAGCACATGGCGAGCGTGCGCGAGACGTCGGTAGAAAATTTGGCCGGTTTTGGCAACGTGGTCAAGGGATTTTTGACCAACCCGCCCTATCCCCTCGATCTTGAAGAGTGGGCCAAGCGTCAGGTCTACGTGGCGCTGGGTCAGCTGATGACGAGCGCGGCGCTGCTGGGCATCGACACCTGCCCCATGGAGGGCTTTGCCCCTGCGAAGTATGACGAAACTCTGGGGCTGACGGAGCTGGGCTATGCCTCAGTGGTGCTCTGCCCGCTGGGATATCGGGCAACCGATGATAAGTATGCCGTCATGCCCAAGGTTCGTTTCCCGCAAGAAGAAATGGTGCAGTATCTCTAG
- a CDS encoding circadian clock KaiB family protein — protein sequence MESKMPEKKNSSEEWMPEGEISEERAVDELACDEVSASPEKEDEVDDIDVALEFERAIAHSSEQHYCLRLYIAGGTSRSMSALQRLKEICETYLQGRYELEVIDVYQASPAVLTDNVVAIPTLIKQLPLPLRRVIGDLSDTEKVLLGLDLVPK from the coding sequence ATGGAAAGTAAGATGCCCGAGAAGAAAAATTCTTCTGAAGAATGGATGCCTGAGGGTGAGATCTCTGAGGAACGGGCGGTGGATGAATTGGCTTGTGACGAGGTTAGCGCGTCGCCTGAGAAGGAGGATGAGGTTGACGACATTGATGTGGCGCTGGAGTTTGAGCGGGCGATCGCCCATTCTAGTGAGCAGCACTACTGTTTGCGGCTCTATATTGCGGGCGGTACCTCTCGCTCGATGTCAGCGCTTCAGCGTCTCAAGGAAATTTGTGAAACTTATTTGCAGGGGCGCTATGAACTAGAAGTGATTGATGTGTACCAGGCGTCGCCAGCGGTATTAACTGATAATGTTGTGGCAATTCCGACGTTGATTAAGCAGCTGCCGCTGCCGCTGCGACGGGTCATTGGTGATTTATCTGATACTGAGAAAGTCTTGCTGGGTTTGGATCTAGTGCCTAAATAA
- a CDS encoding PAS domain S-box protein, with protein MEDTQKSTEALLAELQQLRDRLAASEATLAAIQQGEVDALVVSTPQGERIFTLQSADQSYRLLVEEMQQGAGILSADGLILYGNRSFSQLLKQPLEKVIGARFQQFVAPADRSLFQMLMQQAERGEKNTREIFLIAQDTTKIPVYLSINHLNLGDSAINCIIVTDLTEQKRQEKMLASERLAHLILEQAGEAILVCDRAGSIIQASQVANQLWGDRLLHQPFDIACGLTWAPTSSLSLADRAGAEGAIAPSDLSRLPFSITSVLQGERYQGVEVEFQRPDGQVLNLVLNARPLTDIENYFHGAVVILTDITRRRQAEVALQQNQIQLQQKLAELEAIYQSAPVGLNVLDTDLRFVRINERLAEINGLPVEAHLGRTIREVLPAIAETAEAVLRPILETGEPLLNVEIMGETPANPGMQRTWLESFWPLREGDRIIGISTVCEEITERKRIEAALRRSKEELESRVAERTLELQAANDRLQQELAQREKIEQKLRQSEARYRAIVEDQTELIARFAPDSSILFVNDAYCRYFKVRREDIMSKSYNPVIYEADREKVAQLVETLTIDNPMVIIENRVVNGQGELRWTQWINRLFFDPMGNLIELQAVGRDITDLKQTEQALRESEERLQLALEASGDGIWDWNIAANVVYYSSQYFQMLGYSAEEFPSVFGTWVNILHPDDAVWVQDLLAAHLRDPSVLYQFDYRLRTQTGEWKWIANYGKVVAWDEQGNPLRMIGTHRDVNDRKNMEAALRRSEEQRRLALDLSRLGFWDLHLPTGELTWNDNHFTLLGLSPTASPPRYEIWTQCIHPEDVENVERTFAASIATHTDYEVEYRVVYPDQSIHWVMARGRAIYDEESQPLRSLGVILDISDRKHIEASLQESNRRWRSLLDNVQLVVIEINIHGKVEYANPFFLELTGYELEEVIGEYWFDKFLVPSQKSSIEIVFQEVLEHNFHTHYQNPILTKAGEERMIAWSNTILRDTAGKAIGSIGIGEDITERYKVERMKAEFISVVSHELRTPLTSMQAALSLLSDKIIDPNSEEGEATIQIAAEGTDRLVRLVNDILDLERLESGKVRLEKGPLNVSNLVETAIAQMQDMAKLAEITLEAHPVNLQIYADGDRLLQILTNLLSNAIKFSPPASTIQLNMRTLDPGDTFDCKHLASLNGSSALLFCVKDQGRGIPIDKLESIFDRFQQVDASDSREKGGTGLGLAICRSIVRQHGGEIWVESTLGQGSTFYFTIPVTGEGGRES; from the coding sequence ATGGAAGATACTCAGAAGTCCACGGAAGCGCTGCTCGCTGAGCTTCAGCAACTGCGCGATCGCCTCGCAGCTAGTGAGGCAACGCTAGCCGCTATTCAGCAGGGGGAGGTCGATGCGCTGGTCGTTTCGACTCCCCAGGGAGAGCGAATCTTTACCCTTCAGAGTGCGGACCAGTCCTATCGGCTGCTTGTGGAGGAGATGCAGCAAGGCGCGGGCATTTTGTCGGCGGACGGGCTGATTCTATACGGCAATCGCAGCTTTTCTCAATTATTAAAACAGCCTTTAGAAAAAGTGATTGGCGCCCGATTTCAGCAATTTGTGGCACCAGCGGATCGATCTCTGTTTCAGATGCTGATGCAGCAAGCAGAAAGGGGTGAGAAAAACACAAGGGAAATATTTTTAATTGCGCAAGATACAACAAAAATTCCGGTTTATCTATCGATTAATCATCTGAATTTGGGCGACTCTGCGATCAACTGCATTATTGTGACTGATCTGACTGAGCAAAAGCGCCAAGAAAAGATGCTGGCTTCTGAGCGTCTGGCCCATTTGATTTTGGAGCAGGCTGGGGAGGCGATTTTGGTGTGCGATCGCGCAGGGTCGATTATTCAGGCGAGTCAGGTTGCGAACCAGCTCTGGGGCGATCGCCTGCTGCATCAGCCCTTTGATATTGCCTGCGGATTGACCTGGGCACCGACGAGCAGCCTGTCTCTTGCTGATCGAGCAGGTGCGGAGGGGGCGATCGCCCCATCGGACCTATCACGGCTGCCATTTTCTATCACTTCTGTGCTCCAAGGAGAGCGCTACCAAGGGGTCGAAGTTGAGTTTCAGCGACCGGATGGTCAGGTCTTGAACTTGGTACTCAATGCGCGTCCTCTCACAGACATTGAGAACTACTTTCATGGGGCAGTGGTGATCTTGACAGATATTACCCGCCGCCGTCAGGCCGAGGTTGCCTTGCAGCAAAATCAGATTCAGCTCCAGCAAAAGCTAGCAGAGCTAGAGGCGATCTATCAATCTGCTCCTGTCGGTCTCAATGTTTTAGATACAGATCTACGCTTTGTGCGAATTAATGAACGCTTGGCTGAGATTAATGGTCTACCAGTAGAGGCCCATTTGGGGCGGACCATTCGAGAGGTGCTGCCAGCAATTGCCGAAACGGCAGAGGCGGTTTTGCGGCCCATCTTGGAGACGGGGGAGCCGCTGCTCAATGTCGAAATTATGGGCGAAACCCCTGCCAATCCGGGCATGCAGCGAACTTGGCTAGAGAGCTTTTGGCCGCTCAGAGAAGGCGATCGCATCATCGGAATCAGTACGGTGTGCGAGGAGATCACAGAGCGAAAGCGGATCGAGGCGGCGCTGCGGCGATCGAAAGAAGAGCTAGAAAGCCGCGTTGCGGAGCGTACCCTGGAGCTCCAGGCCGCCAATGATCGGCTCCAGCAAGAGCTTGCTCAGCGCGAAAAAATAGAGCAGAAACTGCGCCAGAGTGAAGCGCGCTATCGGGCGATCGTGGAAGATCAGACTGAGCTTATTGCCCGCTTTGCGCCTGACAGCAGCATTTTATTTGTCAATGACGCCTATTGTCGCTACTTCAAGGTGCGCCGAGAAGACATCATGAGCAAAAGCTATAACCCAGTCATCTATGAGGCCGATCGGGAAAAGGTGGCCCAGCTTGTCGAAACTCTCACCATTGATAACCCCATGGTGATCATTGAAAATCGGGTGGTCAACGGCCAGGGTGAGCTTCGCTGGACCCAGTGGATCAATCGGCTCTTTTTTGATCCCATGGGAAATCTAATTGAGCTGCAAGCTGTGGGGCGCGATATCACCGATCTCAAGCAGACTGAGCAGGCGCTGCGCGAGAGTGAGGAGCGTCTACAGCTGGCTCTAGAGGCTTCGGGAGATGGGATCTGGGACTGGAATATCGCTGCCAATGTGGTCTATTACAGTTCCCAGTATTTTCAGATGCTGGGATACAGCGCTGAAGAGTTTCCCAGCGTCTTTGGTACCTGGGTTAATATTCTGCATCCTGATGATGCGGTGTGGGTACAAGATCTCCTGGCGGCCCATCTGAGAGATCCATCGGTCCTGTATCAATTTGATTATCGGTTGCGGACCCAGACGGGGGAGTGGAAATGGATTGCAAATTATGGAAAGGTGGTCGCCTGGGATGAGCAAGGCAATCCCCTGCGCATGATTGGGACCCATCGCGATGTGAACGATCGCAAAAATATGGAAGCGGCCCTGCGTCGGAGCGAAGAGCAGCGCCGTTTGGCCCTGGATCTGAGTCGATTGGGATTTTGGGATCTCCATTTACCCACGGGCGAACTGACCTGGAATGATAATCACTTTACGCTGTTGGGCCTATCTCCTACGGCCTCACCCCCCCGCTATGAGATCTGGACGCAGTGCATTCATCCAGAGGATGTCGAGAATGTAGAGCGGACCTTTGCTGCTTCGATCGCAACCCACACCGATTATGAAGTTGAATACCGCGTTGTCTACCCCGATCAATCGATTCACTGGGTGATGGCCCGAGGACGCGCTATCTATGATGAGGAAAGTCAGCCTCTGCGGTCTTTGGGGGTGATTCTGGATATTAGCGATCGCAAGCATATCGAGGCTTCTCTACAAGAGTCTAATCGCCGCTGGCGATCACTCCTCGACAATGTCCAACTCGTCGTGATCGAAATCAACATTCATGGCAAAGTCGAGTATGCAAATCCTTTCTTCTTGGAGCTCACAGGGTATGAGCTAGAGGAGGTGATCGGAGAGTACTGGTTTGACAAGTTCTTGGTGCCCAGTCAGAAATCCTCCATTGAAATTGTGTTCCAAGAAGTACTGGAGCACAACTTTCATACCCACTATCAAAACCCGATTTTGACCAAGGCCGGAGAAGAGCGGATGATTGCCTGGAGCAATACTATTTTGCGAGATACTGCCGGTAAAGCGATCGGCTCGATTGGTATCGGGGAAGATATCACGGAGCGCTACAAAGTGGAGCGAATGAAGGCTGAATTTATCTCGGTGGTCAGCCACGAGCTGCGCACGCCCCTAACCTCGATGCAAGCCGCTCTTAGCCTGCTGAGTGACAAGATTATCGACCCGAATTCTGAAGAGGGAGAGGCGACGATTCAGATCGCGGCTGAGGGCACCGATCGCCTGGTGCGCTTGGTGAACGATATCCTCGATTTGGAGCGCCTGGAGTCAGGCAAGGTTCGTCTCGAAAAGGGGCCTTTGAATGTCAGTAATCTTGTGGAAACGGCGATCGCTCAAATGCAGGATATGGCGAAGCTGGCTGAGATTACCCTCGAGGCCCATCCTGTCAATCTCCAGATCTACGCTGATGGCGATCGTCTGCTGCAAATTCTCACCAATCTCTTGAGCAACGCCATCAAGTTTTCGCCCCCTGCCTCTACGATTCAACTGAATATGCGGACGCTTGATCCGGGAGACACTTTTGATTGCAAGCATTTGGCTAGCCTGAATGGCTCCTCTGCTCTCCTCTTTTGCGTCAAAGACCAGGGACGCGGTATCCCAATCGATAAACTGGAGAGTATTTTTGATCGCTTCCAGCAAGTCGATGCTTCAGACTCCCGCGAAAAAGGGGGGACGGGCCTGGGTCTGGCGATCTGTCGCAGCATTGTGCGCCAGCACGGCGGGGAAATCTGGGTTGAAAGCACCCTTGGCCAAGGCAGCACATTTTACTTTACGATACCGGTGACGGGGGAAGGGGGGCGGGAATCCTAG
- a CDS encoding response regulator — translation MAKRVLIVDDETGIRKITEISLKAIAGWQVFEAASGQEGLAIAQTEQPDVILLDVMMPGMDGITTFQQLQANPTTQGIPVIFLTAKAQVSEQREFAELPITGVITKPFKALDLVQKMRSLLGWSE, via the coding sequence ATGGCCAAGCGTGTTCTGATTGTTGATGACGAAACCGGCATTCGCAAAATCACCGAGATCTCTCTCAAGGCGATCGCTGGTTGGCAGGTTTTCGAGGCGGCTTCGGGACAAGAGGGGCTGGCGATCGCCCAGACAGAGCAGCCCGACGTCATTCTGCTGGATGTGATGATGCCCGGAATGGACGGTATCACGACCTTTCAGCAGCTCCAGGCAAACCCCACGACCCAAGGCATTCCCGTGATTTTCTTGACGGCCAAAGCCCAGGTCTCGGAGCAGCGAGAGTTTGCGGAGCTGCCGATTACCGGCGTGATTACCAAGCCCTTCAAGGCCCTGGATCTGGTGCAAAAAATGCGATCGCTCCTTGGCTGGAGCGAATAG
- a CDS encoding SDR family NAD(P)-dependent oxidoreductase: protein MGDRTVSASSTPSVALVVGAGRGIGLGFVRHLLAKPEMQVYATHRSPSPELQALAGDRLRCLPMDITDEAQISAAIATIQAETPALHTVINCVGLLHDGPLQPEKSLRHLNAEQLSRYFQINSIGPVLLAKHLQPLLKHSDRALFATLSAKLASIGDNQLGGWYGYRASKTALNMFMHTVAVEFRRTCPRAIVVTLHPGTTDTELSAPFQGNVPPEKLFSVDRTVTQLLAVLDQLTPSDSGGFFSWDGSRLPW from the coding sequence ATGGGCGATCGCACAGTATCCGCATCATCGACACCGTCTGTGGCCCTCGTGGTGGGGGCGGGGCGCGGGATTGGTTTGGGGTTTGTGCGGCATCTGCTGGCGAAGCCCGAAATGCAGGTATACGCCACCCATCGATCGCCCTCTCCCGAGTTGCAGGCCTTAGCGGGCGATCGCCTGCGGTGCTTGCCGATGGATATCACCGACGAGGCCCAGATCTCAGCGGCGATCGCCACGATTCAGGCTGAGACGCCAGCGCTGCACACCGTGATCAACTGCGTCGGCCTGCTCCACGACGGCCCCCTACAGCCCGAAAAAAGCCTCCGCCACCTCAACGCCGAACAGCTCAGCCGCTACTTCCAGATCAACAGCATCGGGCCGGTTCTCTTGGCCAAGCACCTCCAGCCCCTTCTCAAGCACAGCGATCGCGCCCTCTTTGCGACGCTCTCTGCCAAGCTCGCCAGCATTGGCGACAACCAGCTCGGCGGCTGGTACGGCTATCGCGCCTCCAAGACCGCCCTGAATATGTTCATGCACACTGTGGCCGTCGAGTTTCGGCGCACCTGCCCGCGAGCTATTGTTGTCACGCTCCACCCCGGCACCACCGACACTGAGCTCTCTGCACCCTTCCAGGGCAACGTCCCCCCCGAGAAACTTTTCAGCGTCGATCGCACGGTGACTCAGCTGTTGGCCGTCCTGGATCAGCTCACCCCCAGCGACAGCGGGGGCTTCTTTTCCTGGGATGGGAGTCGTCTCCCTTGGTAG
- a CDS encoding response regulator, translating to MKILCIEDDEGLAKLLQRSLNKQHYRVEIAIDGQQGWELIQSSAYDLILLDWMLPSLTGIEICQRLRAGLHLPSSPNQDTPILLMTALDAVTNKVLGLDAGADDYVVKPFDFDEILARIRALLRRSQKTRSPLLQWGALCLHPSSCEVTYRGSPITLAAKEYELLELFLRNPEQIFSLDRLLFNLWTTGGTPSEGAVRAHIKGLRQKLKQAGAEDPIDTLYKLGYRLKQRQDRRTMKDEPTAEELSTPEAQGTASLAEEAPPTADRMTELSSIPPEFLDVWQECRQSYCDRLLIIETAVTALEQGSLTPDQQQSAAQEAHTLIGSLGSFGLTEASHLSRQVQQLLKGLETLGPDDLAQLKQLIAQLKKHLEPSIPLPAEPEPLEEIAFSETLPLEFGEEKGSPKGAASSPFPSLLIVEDDWPLAQMLSKEASAGGWRVTIATTLKDAQQSFQASPFDTILLDIHLSDTAGNGLDFLAMVRRQAPDLPVVMLTADENFEDRVEAARLGSRCFLQKPIAPAQVLTALAQVLQQASRSSAHILIVDDDPALLQILCNLLQPCGYRVTTLSQPQAFWQTLEQAVPDLLILDVELCQPPATLPSTDALIPPLSGIELCQVIRSDLRWNRVPVLFLSAYADIETVQRSFAAGADDFLSKPVVPLDLLTRIKTRLEQRKLWQATELDELTGVSLRRKALLDLTRLMRLAQRQSQPLSLALIDLDHFKQVNDRYGHSAGDQVLRYVGQLLHQLVRQEDVVGRWGGEEFIVGMYGIHKEVGVRRLEEVLGRLRQFVFQDQSDEPFQVTFSAGVSQLPEDGSDLQRLYCVADQALYRAKAAGRKQIFSS from the coding sequence GTGAAAATCTTGTGTATAGAGGATGATGAAGGTCTAGCCAAACTCCTTCAGCGATCGCTGAATAAACAACACTATCGCGTAGAAATTGCGATCGATGGCCAGCAAGGCTGGGAGCTAATCCAGTCCTCTGCCTACGATCTGATTTTGCTGGACTGGATGCTGCCGAGCCTGACCGGAATCGAGATTTGTCAGCGGCTGCGGGCCGGACTTCATCTTCCTTCGAGCCCCAATCAGGACACGCCGATCCTGCTGATGACGGCCCTCGATGCCGTCACCAATAAGGTGTTGGGTCTCGACGCTGGGGCCGATGACTATGTGGTCAAACCCTTTGACTTTGATGAAATTCTGGCGCGCATTCGGGCCTTGCTGCGTCGCAGCCAAAAAACGCGATCGCCCTTATTGCAGTGGGGGGCGCTTTGTCTGCATCCTAGCAGCTGCGAGGTGACGTACCGGGGTAGCCCCATTACCCTAGCTGCCAAAGAATATGAGCTGCTGGAGTTGTTTCTGCGCAATCCAGAGCAAATCTTTAGCCTCGATCGCCTGCTGTTCAATCTGTGGACCACTGGCGGCACCCCCAGCGAAGGAGCGGTGCGTGCCCATATCAAAGGACTGCGCCAAAAGCTAAAACAGGCCGGAGCCGAAGATCCCATCGATACTCTCTACAAACTGGGATATCGCCTGAAGCAGCGCCAGGACAGAAGGACCATGAAAGATGAACCGACTGCCGAAGAGCTCTCCACCCCTGAGGCCCAGGGCACTGCGTCTTTGGCAGAGGAGGCCCCTCCTACAGCCGATCGAATGACTGAGCTATCCTCGATTCCGCCAGAGTTTTTGGATGTGTGGCAAGAGTGTCGTCAATCTTATTGCGATCGCCTGCTGATCATTGAGACGGCGGTTACTGCCCTTGAGCAAGGATCTCTCACCCCCGATCAGCAGCAAAGCGCAGCCCAAGAGGCCCATACCCTCATCGGCTCTCTGGGGAGCTTTGGTCTCACCGAAGCCTCCCATCTCTCCCGGCAAGTGCAGCAGCTTCTCAAGGGTCTAGAGACCCTCGGCCCTGACGATCTAGCTCAGCTAAAGCAGCTAATTGCCCAGCTAAAAAAGCATCTGGAGCCTTCTATCCCCCTTCCTGCTGAGCCGGAGCCCCTAGAGGAGATTGCATTCTCAGAAACCCTTCCGCTTGAGTTTGGCGAAGAAAAGGGATCGCCAAAGGGAGCAGCCAGCTCGCCCTTTCCGTCGCTGCTGATTGTGGAAGATGATTGGCCCTTGGCCCAGATGCTGTCCAAAGAAGCCTCAGCCGGTGGATGGCGAGTCACGATCGCCACGACTCTCAAAGATGCCCAGCAATCATTTCAGGCATCTCCTTTTGACACCATCTTGTTAGATATTCACTTATCAGACACTGCCGGTAATGGTCTAGATTTCTTGGCTATGGTGCGCCGTCAAGCGCCTGATCTGCCGGTGGTAATGCTCACGGCTGACGAAAACTTTGAGGATCGGGTAGAGGCAGCCCGTTTGGGCAGTCGCTGCTTCTTGCAAAAGCCGATCGCCCCTGCCCAGGTGCTGACGGCCCTTGCCCAAGTCCTTCAGCAAGCTAGCAGATCAAGCGCTCATATTCTCATCGTTGATGATGATCCCGCTCTCTTGCAGATTCTCTGTAACCTGTTGCAGCCCTGCGGGTATCGCGTGACGACCCTCAGCCAGCCTCAGGCCTTTTGGCAAACCCTAGAGCAAGCTGTGCCAGACTTGCTGATTTTGGATGTGGAGCTGTGTCAGCCACCGGCCACGCTCCCGAGCACTGATGCGCTGATCCCTCCCCTCAGCGGCATTGAGCTGTGCCAAGTCATTCGGAGCGATCTTCGCTGGAACCGCGTGCCTGTCTTGTTTTTGTCTGCCTATGCGGATATCGAAACTGTGCAGCGCAGCTTTGCGGCTGGGGCCGATGATTTCCTCAGCAAGCCGGTGGTTCCCCTTGATCTGCTGACCCGCATCAAGACCCGGCTCGAGCAGCGCAAGCTTTGGCAAGCGACTGAGCTCGATGAGCTGACCGGCGTGAGCCTGCGACGCAAGGCTTTGCTGGATCTGACGCGGCTAATGCGTTTGGCTCAGCGCCAAAGCCAGCCCCTCAGCTTGGCGCTGATTGATCTCGATCATTTCAAGCAAGTCAATGACCGGTATGGACACTCAGCGGGCGATCAGGTGCTCCGATATGTGGGGCAGCTGCTGCACCAGCTGGTGCGGCAAGAGGACGTCGTCGGTCGCTGGGGGGGTGAGGAATTCATTGTCGGTATGTACGGTATTCACAAGGAAGTAGGGGTTAGGCGCCTAGAGGAGGTCCTCGGTCGGCTGCGTCAATTTGTTTTTCAAGATCAAAGCGACGAGCCTTTTCAGGTCACTTTTAGCGCTGGTGTCTCTCAGCTTCCAGAGGATGGCTCTGATTTGCAGCGGCTCTATTGTGTGGCTGATCAGGCTCTCTATCGCGCGAAGGCGGCAGGCCGAAAACAGATTTTTTCGAGCTAA
- a CDS encoding circadian clock KaiB family protein, giving the protein MNPEQNPIESDVDEGGETKIWQLRLYVAGQTPKSVTAFANLKKLCEEYLHGQYRIEVIDLLQNPDLAKQDQIFAIPTLVRKLPPPIRQIIGDLSNQEKVLLGLDVTPIDP; this is encoded by the coding sequence ATGAACCCTGAACAGAATCCAATTGAGTCCGATGTTGATGAAGGAGGTGAAACGAAGATTTGGCAGTTGCGATTGTATGTTGCTGGACAAACGCCTAAGTCGGTGACAGCTTTTGCAAACTTGAAAAAGCTGTGTGAGGAGTATCTCCACGGTCAGTATCGAATTGAGGTGATCGATTTGTTGCAAAATCCGGATTTGGCAAAACAGGACCAAATTTTTGCAATTCCAACGCTGGTGAGAAAACTGCCGCCGCCCATTCGACAGATTATTGGTGATTTATCTAATCAAGAAAAGGTTTTGCTGGGCCTTGATGTGACGCCAATTGATCCCTAA